One part of the Solidesulfovibrio sp. genome encodes these proteins:
- a CDS encoding heparan-alpha-glucosaminide N-acetyltransferase domain-containing protein: protein MPRPCARPAGRKSRLPSVDVLRGLAMAGMILANNPGDRTSIFAPLRHAAWHGLTVADCVFPLFLFLVGVSVALALDREALGGGARAPWPRIVRRAGLLFALGLLENAYLRLSFESLRLPGVLQRIAVVYLAAAWLHLRLGDRGLAAVIGAILVGYWLTLALVPVPGLGRPSLDAAVNLEGYVDQLVLGGHIWKAGTTWDPEGLLSTFPAVALGLLGVLAGRWLRRGGRGAGRAAALGLAALVAGLAWSTVFALNKSLCTSSFVLVLGGGATVLLAAGHAFLDGRARLPLALRPLAVLGANALTVYVAASFLASTLRHITFPDARGATVSAQTYLFRLLFSGWPDPSLASLAWAVLVLAAMYLLAWALYRRRIVITA, encoded by the coding sequence ATGCCTCGCCCATGTGCCCGGCCGGCGGGGCGCAAATCCCGGTTGCCTTCGGTGGACGTTCTGCGCGGCCTGGCCATGGCCGGCATGATCCTGGCCAACAATCCCGGTGACCGCACCAGCATTTTCGCCCCGTTGCGCCATGCCGCCTGGCACGGCCTGACCGTCGCCGATTGCGTCTTTCCGCTGTTTCTGTTCCTGGTCGGCGTGTCCGTGGCCCTGGCCCTGGACCGGGAGGCCCTGGGCGGCGGCGCCCGCGCCCCCTGGCCCAGGATCGTGCGGCGGGCCGGCCTGCTGTTCGCCCTGGGGCTTCTGGAAAACGCCTATCTGCGCCTGAGCTTCGAGAGCCTGCGCTTGCCGGGGGTGCTGCAACGCATCGCCGTGGTCTATCTGGCCGCGGCCTGGCTGCACCTGCGCCTTGGCGACCGGGGGCTTGCCGCCGTCATCGGCGCCATCCTCGTCGGCTACTGGCTGACACTGGCCCTTGTCCCGGTGCCGGGGCTCGGCCGGCCGAGCCTGGATGCGGCGGTCAACCTCGAAGGCTATGTCGACCAGCTCGTCCTTGGCGGGCACATCTGGAAAGCCGGCACGACCTGGGACCCCGAAGGCCTGCTGTCCACCTTCCCGGCCGTGGCCCTGGGGCTTTTGGGCGTGCTGGCCGGGCGCTGGCTGCGCCGGGGCGGCCGGGGCGCCGGCCGGGCGGCGGCCCTGGGCCTGGCCGCCCTTGTCGCCGGGCTGGCCTGGTCGACCGTCTTTGCGCTCAACAAGTCGCTGTGCACGAGTTCCTTCGTGCTGGTCCTCGGCGGCGGGGCCACCGTGCTCCTGGCCGCCGGCCACGCGTTCCTCGACGGCCGGGCGCGCTTGCCCCTGGCGCTCAGACCTCTGGCCGTCCTGGGGGCCAACGCGCTCACCGTCTACGTGGCGGCCTCGTTTTTGGCCTCGACCCTGCGCCACATCACCTTCCCCGACGCCCGGGGCGCGACCGTAAGCGCCCAGACCTACCTGTTCCGGCTGCTTTTCTCCGGCTGGCCGGACCCGAGCCTGGCCTCGCTGGCCTGGGCGGTGCTCGTTTTGGCGGCCATGTACCTGCTGGCCTGGGCCCTGTACCGCCGGCGCATCGTGATCACGGCCTGA
- a CDS encoding alpha/beta hydrolase, with the protein MPRHGPTRERRRQARRGAAAVLALALFAAGCAGEMPGAARRRAAAAIAASGRLAPLALDTGAACRPPLAAWARNGPGETLTVYIEGDGAAYRDRLTPSDDPTPADPLALRLAGLDPGPKVACLARPGQYLPPEALAGLDPALWTTARYAPRALACLDAALDAAKSALGAGRLRLVGYSGGGALAVLLAAGRTDVVALVTVAANLDTEAWTALHRVAPLAASRNPAEAAAAVAAIPQVHYAGSDDRNTPPWLCRRFLARMPETTAARCLVIEGADHRHGLAEAWPGIVTGPPPDAATSRP; encoded by the coding sequence TTGCCCCGCCATGGCCCGACACGGGAACGCCGCCGGCAGGCGCGGCGCGGCGCGGCCGCCGTCCTGGCCCTGGCCCTTTTCGCCGCCGGCTGCGCCGGGGAGATGCCCGGGGCCGCCCGGCGCCGGGCGGCCGCCGCCATCGCCGCCTCGGGCCGCCTGGCCCCCCTGGCCCTGGACACGGGCGCAGCCTGCCGCCCGCCCCTGGCCGCCTGGGCCAGAAACGGCCCCGGAGAGACGCTCACCGTCTACATCGAGGGCGACGGCGCCGCCTACCGCGACCGCCTGACCCCTTCCGACGACCCCACGCCGGCCGATCCGCTGGCCCTGCGCCTGGCTGGGCTCGATCCCGGGCCGAAAGTCGCCTGCCTGGCCCGGCCGGGCCAGTACCTGCCGCCCGAGGCCCTGGCCGGGCTCGATCCCGCCCTGTGGACCACGGCCCGCTACGCCCCCCGGGCCCTGGCCTGCCTGGACGCCGCCCTGGACGCGGCCAAATCGGCCCTGGGCGCCGGGCGCCTGCGCCTGGTGGGCTATTCCGGCGGCGGAGCGCTGGCCGTGCTCCTGGCGGCCGGGCGCACGGACGTGGTGGCGCTCGTCACCGTGGCCGCCAACCTCGACACCGAGGCCTGGACGGCCCTGCACCGGGTCGCGCCCCTGGCCGCGTCCCGCAACCCGGCCGAGGCGGCCGCCGCCGTGGCCGCCATCCCCCAGGTCCACTACGCCGGGTCGGACGACCGCAACACGCCGCCCTGGCTGTGCCGGCGCTTCCTGGCCCGGATGCCGGAGACAACGGCCGCCCGCTGCCTGGTCATCGAGGGCGCGGACCATCGCCACGGCCTGGCCGAGGCCTGGCCGGGCATCGTGACCGGCCCGCCCCCGGACGCGGCAACAAGCCGGCCCTGA
- a CDS encoding HlyD family secretion protein, producing MKPIFRAKHKPEGPPSKRKRIALAVVAVLVLASFGYYLYTRSLIATDDAFVDGRVHPITPRVAGYVNEVPVTDNQLVAPGDVLVVLDPTDYQVALAQAKADLAAAESQLAAQDLGVPLQLSQTSSKVDSARAQLESQQRGLDQAVKERDAAEELVAQIQAQLDQDKLDFTRISQLRHKDVVSQSDLDNIENKRRGHEAELRAAAAKAAAAGRGLESIKAEIKRLQSQIDLAKTGEDQAVIQAKEAAAQKARVELAREKVRQAELNLGYTRIVSPVSGHVTKKQIESGRLVAAGQALMTVVPLDAGELWVTANYKETQLKNVHPGQRVTMEVDTYPGRQVTGTVDSIMAGTGSVFSLFPTENASGNYVKIVQRIPVKIVFDKENGELPKLRLGMSVVPTIHAD from the coding sequence ATGAAACCCATCTTCCGCGCCAAGCACAAGCCCGAAGGCCCGCCCTCCAAACGCAAGCGCATCGCCCTGGCCGTCGTGGCCGTGCTGGTGCTGGCCAGCTTCGGCTACTACCTGTACACCCGGTCGCTGATCGCGACCGACGACGCCTTCGTCGACGGCCGCGTCCACCCCATCACGCCGCGCGTGGCCGGCTACGTCAACGAGGTGCCGGTGACCGACAACCAGCTCGTGGCCCCGGGCGACGTGCTGGTGGTGCTCGACCCCACGGACTACCAGGTGGCCCTGGCCCAGGCGAAGGCCGACCTGGCCGCGGCCGAGTCCCAGCTGGCCGCCCAGGACCTGGGCGTGCCCCTGCAACTGTCCCAGACCTCGTCCAAGGTCGATTCGGCCCGGGCGCAACTGGAAAGCCAGCAGCGCGGCCTGGACCAGGCCGTCAAGGAACGCGACGCGGCCGAGGAGCTGGTGGCGCAAATCCAGGCCCAGCTCGACCAGGACAAGCTCGATTTCACCCGCATCAGCCAACTGCGCCACAAGGACGTGGTCTCCCAGTCCGACCTGGACAACATCGAGAACAAGCGCCGGGGCCACGAGGCCGAGCTGCGCGCCGCGGCGGCCAAGGCCGCCGCGGCGGGCCGGGGCCTGGAATCCATCAAGGCCGAGATCAAGCGCCTCCAGTCGCAGATCGACCTGGCCAAGACCGGCGAGGACCAAGCCGTGATCCAGGCCAAGGAAGCGGCCGCCCAGAAGGCCCGGGTGGAATTGGCCCGGGAAAAGGTCCGGCAAGCCGAGCTCAACCTGGGCTATACCCGCATCGTCTCCCCCGTGTCCGGGCATGTCACGAAAAAGCAGATCGAATCCGGCCGCCTGGTCGCCGCCGGCCAGGCGCTGATGACCGTGGTGCCGCTGGATGCCGGCGAATTGTGGGTCACGGCCAACTACAAGGAAACGCAGCTCAAAAACGTCCACCCCGGCCAGCGCGTGACCATGGAGGTGGACACCTACCCCGGCCGCCAGGTCACGGGCACGGTCGATTCCATCATGGCCGGCACGGGCTCGGTCTTCTCGCTTTTTCCCACGGAAAACGCCTCGGGCAACTACGTGAAGATCGTGCAGCGCATCCCGGTCAAGATCGTCTTCGACAAGGAAAACGGCGAACTGCCCAAACTGCGCCTGGGCATGAGCGTCGTGCCCACCATCCACGCCGACTGA
- a CDS encoding DHA2 family efflux MFS transporter permease subunit, with protein MAERAPNKWLVTIAVMVPTLIEILDTSIANVALGHIQGSLSAGQDEVTWVLTSYLVSNAIVIPISGFLSKVFGRRNYLLLSVVVFTAASMLCGLATSLGMLVFFRIVQGIGGGGLQPMSQAILLEAYPPRERGLAMAIFAMGAVLGPILGPLLGGYITDNYSWRWIFNINVPVGILALGLIWLYIKDPDYLERRKRGDSVDVIGLALLSLGLGCLQVVLDKGQQDDWFNDNFILTLSVVAAVCLTAFIAWELTCKEPVVDLKVFADRSFATGNMVMFFGFFAFFGAIVLLPLYLQNLMGYTAFLSGVVLGPGGLIMLVILPVVGKLTQKIDARFILCIGLLVSAYSLFNMAGFTLGIDLGTAITARNIQAIGIAFFFVPLSYLTMAYIPKEGMNNASAVFNLLRNLGGSFGVAFVTTLLARRAQFHQARLIENLTPYDLSYQSALERIKAYLGAKFLGAHDASQMAGAALYKLLLQQANAMAFYDVFHAQGLFFLALAVLMWIMKKPPSGAKAPEGLH; from the coding sequence ATGGCCGAGCGCGCCCCCAACAAGTGGCTCGTCACCATCGCGGTCATGGTGCCCACGCTCATCGAGATCCTGGACACCTCCATCGCCAACGTGGCCCTGGGCCATATCCAGGGCAGCCTCTCGGCCGGCCAGGACGAGGTGACCTGGGTGCTGACCTCCTATCTCGTGTCCAACGCCATCGTCATCCCCATCAGCGGCTTTCTCTCCAAGGTCTTCGGCCGGCGCAACTACCTGCTGCTGTCGGTGGTGGTCTTCACGGCCGCCTCCATGCTGTGCGGCCTGGCCACGAGCCTGGGCATGCTGGTTTTTTTCCGTATCGTGCAGGGCATCGGCGGCGGCGGCCTGCAGCCCATGTCCCAGGCCATCCTGCTCGAGGCCTACCCGCCCCGCGAGCGCGGCCTGGCCATGGCGATTTTCGCCATGGGCGCCGTGCTCGGCCCCATCCTGGGGCCGCTTTTGGGCGGCTACATCACGGACAACTACTCCTGGCGCTGGATCTTCAACATCAACGTGCCCGTGGGCATCCTGGCCCTGGGGCTCATCTGGCTCTACATCAAGGACCCGGACTACCTGGAGCGGCGCAAGCGCGGCGATTCCGTGGACGTTATCGGCCTGGCCCTGTTGAGCCTGGGCCTGGGCTGCCTGCAGGTCGTGCTGGACAAGGGCCAGCAGGACGACTGGTTCAACGACAACTTCATCCTGACCCTGTCGGTCGTCGCCGCCGTCTGCCTGACCGCCTTCATCGCCTGGGAGCTGACCTGCAAGGAACCCGTGGTCGACCTCAAGGTTTTCGCCGACCGCAGTTTCGCCACGGGCAACATGGTCATGTTCTTCGGGTTCTTCGCCTTTTTCGGGGCCATCGTGCTGTTGCCGCTGTATCTCCAAAACCTCATGGGCTACACGGCCTTTCTCTCGGGCGTGGTGCTCGGGCCGGGCGGGCTCATCATGCTCGTCATCCTGCCCGTGGTCGGCAAGCTGACCCAGAAGATCGACGCCCGGTTCATCCTGTGCATCGGCCTGCTGGTGAGCGCCTATTCGCTGTTCAACATGGCCGGCTTCACCCTGGGCATCGACCTCGGCACGGCCATCACCGCCCGCAACATCCAGGCCATCGGCATCGCCTTTTTCTTCGTGCCCCTTTCCTACCTGACCATGGCCTACATTCCCAAGGAGGGCATGAACAACGCCTCGGCGGTCTTCAACCTGCTGCGAAACCTCGGCGGCTCCTTCGGCGTGGCCTTCGTCACCACCCTGCTGGCCCGCCGGGCCCAGTTCCACCAGGCCCGGCTCATCGAGAACCTGACGCCCTACGACCTGAGCTACCAGTCGGCCCTGGAGCGGATCAAAGCCTATCTCGGGGCCAAGTTCCTGGGCGCCCACGACGCCTCCCAGATGGCCGGGGCGGCCCTGTACAAGCTCCTGCTCCAGCAGGCCAACGCCATGGCCTTCTACGACGTCTTCCACGCCCAGGGCCTTTTTTTCCTGGCCCTGGCCGTGCTCATGTGGATCATGAAAAAGCCGCCCTCCGGGGCCAAAGCGCCGGAAGGCCTGCACTAG
- a CDS encoding MarR family transcriptional regulator has translation MDTPLLFDMDNAVGYAIGRTAGRLKIGLRRTFLAHGHDVTPEQWVVLYRLYETPGLSQAELGERSVKDKTTITRILDRLSDKDLLTRRRDPLDRRSQRIDLTPAGRALVGQLVPLVRAYATASFADVPPEDSETLRRILGNIEARLDILLEA, from the coding sequence ATGGACACCCCCCTTCTCTTCGACATGGACAACGCCGTGGGCTACGCCATCGGGCGCACCGCCGGCCGGCTCAAAATCGGGCTGCGCCGGACGTTCCTGGCCCACGGACACGACGTGACCCCCGAACAGTGGGTCGTGCTCTACCGCCTCTACGAAACCCCGGGCCTCAGCCAGGCCGAGCTGGGGGAGCGCTCGGTCAAGGACAAGACGACCATCACCCGCATCCTGGACAGGCTGTCCGACAAGGACCTGCTGACCCGCCGCCGCGACCCCCTCGACCGTCGCAGCCAGCGCATCGACCTCACCCCGGCCGGCCGGGCCCTGGTCGGGCAACTGGTGCCGCTGGTGCGGGCCTACGCCACCGCCTCCTTCGCCGACGTCCCCCCCGAAGACAGCGAAACCCTGCGGCGCATCCTCGGCAACATCGAGGCGCGTTTGGACATTTTGCTCGAAGCTTAA
- a CDS encoding FecR domain-containing protein: MPRLCPVCLALGVFAAFLSCVLLPAAMARAAGPDQAGLVTAIEGQAQAVGRDGVRRPLSLEAAVLVGDSLETAADAAVQISLQDGTTITMQASSKLEINDFLYKDHKPGAMAMAVTFLTGVCRLVTGEIVKHNPERYKVNSPYASIGIRGTEIGSRITAAGQLVALLSGSPITVTGPAGEARVIAQADFGVDAARGAPLSAPRPLTDEEKRLFAQHVFRRQMDSQRLQMLLQSNRPMIRPGRF; the protein is encoded by the coding sequence ATGCCACGGCTGTGCCCCGTCTGCCTCGCCCTGGGCGTTTTCGCCGCTTTTCTCTCGTGCGTGCTGCTGCCGGCCGCCATGGCCCGGGCGGCCGGGCCGGACCAGGCCGGCCTGGTCACGGCCATCGAGGGCCAGGCCCAGGCCGTGGGCCGCGACGGCGTCCGCCGGCCCCTGTCCCTGGAAGCCGCGGTCCTCGTCGGCGACAGCCTGGAAACCGCTGCCGACGCCGCCGTGCAGATCAGCCTGCAAGACGGCACCACGATCACCATGCAGGCATCCAGCAAGCTGGAAATAAACGATTTTCTCTACAAGGACCACAAGCCCGGGGCCATGGCCATGGCCGTCACCTTCCTCACCGGCGTGTGCCGGCTGGTCACCGGCGAAATCGTGAAGCACAACCCCGAGCGCTACAAGGTCAATTCGCCGTACGCCTCCATCGGCATACGCGGCACGGAGATCGGCTCGCGCATAACCGCCGCCGGCCAGCTCGTGGCCCTGCTTTCGGGCTCGCCCATCACCGTCACCGGCCCGGCCGGCGAGGCCCGGGTCATCGCCCAGGCCGACTTCGGCGTGGACGCGGCCAGGGGCGCGCCGCTGTCCGCCCCACGCCCCCTGACCGACGAGGAAAAACGGCTGTTCGCCCAACACGTCTTCCGCCGCCAGATGGACAGCCAGCGCCTCCAGATGCTGCTGCAATCCAACCGGCCCATGATCCGGCCGGGGCGGTTCTAG
- a CDS encoding autotransporter outer membrane beta-barrel domain-containing protein: protein MRSVLVIILLVLFPLPALAQGTQAEIVYAANSGDSRPATGSVNGWTYTARSGSAYANVSDPNFQAVSYDSQGRLLSYTVNGQEHYILYTDSASGQVKAAVSAAAQQTVNTFNLLASQRAVDRSIFDRLFTTLVTNRLGGKGLSAGDDPAASLAAWVDGSLTLQGSSRAGSQNASNQYILLAGLDRTASERLTFGVSAGFNRNNTEYHVAKGGNQQDDYFLLNPYAGFNFWGNAFLGLQAGLKYGRTSLTGKTNTDYQSLTTSAGAFATYAFLWDRFLFNPMVGYTYSFRNAYADGVEGSALGLLKAGGRLTWQSEKVIPYLDLAYNYDTIGQAGGQRGDMLGTAGLDFIPSQRWRVSLFVSNTFFRDKEYCTTFDLNLRYCF, encoded by the coding sequence ATGCGATCCGTTCTGGTTATCATATTGCTTGTCCTGTTTCCCTTGCCCGCCCTGGCCCAGGGGACGCAGGCGGAAATCGTCTACGCGGCCAACAGCGGCGACAGCCGGCCGGCAACGGGCAGCGTCAACGGATGGACCTATACCGCGCGTTCGGGATCGGCCTACGCCAACGTCAGCGACCCGAATTTCCAGGCCGTTTCCTACGATTCCCAGGGCAGGCTCCTGTCCTACACCGTAAACGGCCAGGAACATTATATCCTCTATACGGACAGCGCCAGCGGCCAGGTCAAGGCCGCCGTCTCCGCCGCCGCCCAGCAAACCGTCAACACCTTCAACCTCCTGGCCAGCCAGCGCGCCGTGGACCGCTCCATTTTCGACCGGCTGTTCACGACCCTCGTCACCAACCGCCTGGGCGGCAAGGGGCTGTCCGCCGGCGACGACCCGGCCGCCTCCCTGGCCGCCTGGGTCGACGGTTCCCTCACCCTGCAAGGCAGTTCCCGGGCCGGTTCCCAGAATGCCTCCAACCAGTACATCCTCCTGGCCGGCCTGGACCGCACGGCCTCCGAACGCCTCACCTTCGGCGTGAGCGCCGGGTTTAACCGCAACAACACCGAATACCACGTGGCCAAGGGCGGCAACCAGCAGGACGACTATTTCCTGCTCAACCCCTATGCCGGCTTCAATTTCTGGGGCAACGCCTTCCTGGGCCTGCAAGCCGGCCTCAAATACGGCCGCACCAGCCTCACGGGCAAGACCAACACCGATTACCAGTCCCTGACGACCTCGGCCGGCGCCTTCGCCACCTATGCCTTCCTCTGGGACCGGTTCCTGTTCAACCCCATGGTCGGCTACACCTATTCCTTCCGCAATGCCTACGCCGACGGCGTGGAGGGCAGCGCCCTGGGCCTGCTCAAGGCCGGGGGCCGCCTGACCTGGCAATCCGAAAAGGTCATTCCCTATCTCGACCTGGCCTACAACTACGACACCATCGGCCAGGCGGGCGGCCAGCGCGGCGACATGCTCGGCACGGCCGGCCTGGATTTCATCCCCAGCCAGCGATGGCGCGTCAGCCTTTTCGTCTCCAACACCTTTTTCCGGGACAAGGAATACTGCACCACCTTCGACCTGAACCTGCGCTATTGCTTCTAG
- a CDS encoding BMP family ABC transporter substrate-binding protein encodes MRFLSLLLATLLLSLSFSAAALSAQPPLIFGLLLVGPANDKGYSQAQYEGGRSVEAHLPGARMLYLDKVNPADRPGLTIPQVVDDMAAKGARLILAGSDDMRDGILEAAAQHPELAFVHVSGDDALTGRAPKNLGNLFARIEYAKMMAGFVAAMTTKTGKIGYLGPLVNAETRRVANAAFLGARYAWEKVRGEKPGDLTFKVAWIGFWFNIPGVTADPNQVAGSLFDQGCDVVVSGLDAPEALTVAGARRKAGADAYALPYVYRPACRLAPEACLGVPYFNWGPPFLAVAREVAAGAFKPSFAWLFPDFAALNDPDASPVGFEAGPGLSAENKKALDRFTAGLGSGEIDLYAGPLFYQDGSVFVPAGRSATQQELWYCQRLLRGMEGDSAAR; translated from the coding sequence ATGCGTTTCTTGTCCCTGCTTCTGGCGACCCTGCTGTTGTCCCTGTCCTTTTCGGCCGCCGCCCTGTCCGCCCAACCGCCCCTTATTTTCGGCCTGCTGCTGGTGGGGCCGGCCAACGACAAGGGCTACAGCCAGGCCCAGTACGAGGGCGGCCGCTCTGTCGAGGCCCATCTGCCCGGCGCGAGGATGCTCTACCTCGACAAGGTCAACCCGGCCGACCGTCCGGGGCTGACCATCCCGCAGGTGGTGGACGACATGGCCGCCAAGGGCGCCCGGCTGATTCTCGCCGGCTCCGACGACATGCGCGACGGTATCCTCGAAGCCGCCGCCCAGCATCCCGAGCTGGCCTTCGTCCACGTTTCCGGCGACGACGCGCTCACGGGCCGGGCTCCGAAAAACCTGGGCAACCTGTTCGCCAGGATCGAGTACGCCAAGATGATGGCCGGGTTCGTGGCGGCCATGACCACGAAGACCGGCAAGATCGGCTACCTGGGGCCGCTGGTCAACGCCGAGACCCGGCGCGTGGCCAATGCCGCCTTTCTCGGCGCGCGCTACGCCTGGGAAAAGGTGCGCGGCGAAAAGCCCGGGGACCTGACCTTCAAGGTGGCCTGGATCGGCTTCTGGTTCAACATCCCGGGGGTGACGGCCGACCCCAACCAGGTGGCCGGGTCGCTCTTCGACCAGGGCTGCGACGTGGTCGTCTCCGGGCTCGACGCGCCCGAGGCCCTGACCGTGGCCGGGGCGCGGCGCAAGGCCGGCGCCGACGCCTACGCCCTGCCCTACGTGTACCGGCCGGCCTGCCGGCTTGCGCCCGAGGCCTGCCTGGGCGTGCCCTATTTCAACTGGGGGCCGCCGTTTCTGGCCGTGGCCCGGGAAGTGGCGGCCGGGGCCTTCAAGCCGTCCTTCGCCTGGCTCTTCCCGGATTTCGCCGCCTTAAACGACCCGGACGCGAGCCCCGTGGGCTTCGAGGCCGGGCCGGGCCTTTCGGCCGAAAACAAGAAAGCCCTGGACCGGTTCACGGCCGGGCTCGGCTCCGGGGAAATCGACCTCTACGCCGGGCCGCTTTTCTACCAGGACGGTTCGGTCTTCGTGCCGGCCGGCCGCTCGGCCACGCAACAGGAGCTGTGGTATTGCCAACGGCTCCTGCGCGGCATGGAGGGCGACAGCGCGGCCAGATAG
- a CDS encoding class I SAM-dependent methyltransferase has product MDSWFEVHFEHAARMVHGFLAERLPLAGARVLDFGCGDGITALGLSRLGPGRVVGVDINPSFRHLPALAAANCGLEALPPNLSFVRVAGDCRLPFAEGAFDAAYSWSVFEHLRDVPAALAALRRALRPGGHCLIQIDPLYYSPFGSHLRRLAPRPWGHLLESTAAFTARAEAAEDGADETDKGDLLYVKNDFAGFKKHLIEQFLDLNRLTVRQLLYFAQTSGMAVLSVLPVRVSAEFVPPPEIACAYPADDLLTSTIYLVLRK; this is encoded by the coding sequence ATGGACAGCTGGTTTGAGGTCCATTTCGAGCACGCCGCCCGCATGGTCCATGGCTTCCTGGCCGAACGCCTGCCCCTTGCGGGCGCGCGTGTCCTGGATTTCGGCTGCGGCGACGGCATCACCGCCCTGGGGCTGTCCAGGCTTGGCCCGGGCCGGGTGGTCGGCGTGGACATCAACCCCTCCTTCCGCCACCTGCCGGCCCTGGCCGCGGCCAATTGCGGCCTGGAGGCCCTGCCGCCGAACCTGTCCTTCGTGCGGGTTGCCGGGGACTGCCGGCTCCCTTTTGCCGAGGGCGCCTTCGACGCGGCCTATTCCTGGTCCGTGTTCGAACACCTGCGCGACGTGCCGGCGGCCCTGGCCGCCCTGCGCCGGGCGCTGCGGCCGGGCGGGCATTGCCTCATCCAGATCGACCCGCTGTATTATTCGCCCTTCGGCTCCCACTTGCGCCGGTTGGCGCCCAGGCCCTGGGGGCACCTGCTGGAGAGCACGGCCGCCTTCACGGCCCGGGCGGAGGCCGCCGAAGACGGCGCCGACGAAACGGACAAGGGCGACCTGCTGTATGTCAAAAACGATTTCGCCGGCTTCAAGAAACACCTCATCGAGCAGTTCCTGGACCTCAACCGGCTGACGGTACGCCAGCTGCTCTACTTCGCCCAGACCTCGGGCATGGCGGTGCTGTCGGTCCTGCCCGTGCGCGTCTCGGCCGAGTTCGTCCCGCCGCCCGAAATCGCCTGCGCCTATCCGGCCGACGACCTGCTGACCAGCACCATCTACCTGGTCCTGCGCAAGTGA
- a CDS encoding Nramp family divalent metal transporter: MEAIKRLAGAVADMVRIKDHARPRLTALEIFKYVGPGLLVTVGFIDPGNWASNVAAGSDFGYTLLWMVTLSTVMLIILQHNAAHLGIATGLCLSEAAVKHLPRPVAVSALGTAVAAAVSTALAELLGGAIALRMLFGLPLALGTCLTLAVVLWMLFSKSYRRLEKYIIGFVSLIGLSFVFELSLVHIDWGQAVSGWVTPRLPEGSLPVVMSVLGAVVMPHNLFLHSEVIQSRQWNLDSPEMIRRQLKYEYLDTLFSMLVGFCINSAMILLAAAAFFSHGLSVSALDQAKELLSPMVGPAAGLVFAVSLLLAGVASSVTAGMAGGSIFAGIFGEPYDIHDSHSRLGVVITLVGAAVAILFVNDPLTGLIWSQIALSIQLPVTILLQIGLTSRRSVMGPYVNRPFTTVVLAVVAAVVIGLNVMLLVDTLG, translated from the coding sequence ATGGAAGCGATCAAGCGGCTGGCCGGGGCGGTGGCGGACATGGTGCGCATCAAGGACCATGCCCGGCCGCGCCTGACGGCCCTGGAGATCTTCAAGTACGTGGGGCCGGGCCTGCTCGTCACGGTGGGATTCATCGACCCGGGCAACTGGGCCTCCAACGTGGCCGCCGGCTCGGACTTCGGCTACACGCTCCTGTGGATGGTGACGCTTTCCACGGTGATGCTGATCATTTTGCAGCACAACGCCGCCCATCTGGGCATCGCCACCGGGCTGTGCCTGTCCGAGGCGGCCGTGAAGCACCTGCCCCGGCCGGTGGCGGTTTCGGCCCTGGGCACGGCCGTGGCCGCCGCGGTCTCCACGGCCCTGGCCGAACTGCTGGGCGGGGCCATCGCGCTGCGCATGCTTTTCGGCCTGCCCCTGGCCCTGGGGACCTGCCTGACCCTGGCCGTGGTGCTGTGGATGCTCTTTTCGAAGTCCTACCGCCGACTCGAAAAATACATCATCGGCTTCGTGTCGCTCATCGGCCTGTCGTTCGTCTTCGAGTTGTCCCTGGTGCACATCGACTGGGGCCAGGCCGTTTCGGGCTGGGTGACGCCGCGCCTGCCCGAGGGCTCGCTGCCCGTGGTCATGAGCGTGCTCGGGGCGGTGGTCATGCCGCACAACCTGTTTTTACACTCGGAGGTCATCCAGAGCCGGCAATGGAACCTGGATTCGCCGGAGATGATCCGCAGGCAGCTCAAATACGAGTACCTGGACACGCTGTTTTCCATGCTGGTGGGCTTTTGCATCAACAGCGCCATGATTTTGCTCGCGGCGGCGGCCTTTTTCAGCCACGGCCTGTCCGTATCCGCCCTGGACCAGGCCAAGGAGCTGCTTTCGCCCATGGTGGGGCCGGCGGCCGGGCTCGTTTTCGCCGTCAGCCTGCTGCTGGCCGGCGTGGCCTCGTCGGTGACGGCCGGCATGGCCGGGGGCAGCATCTTCGCCGGCATCTTCGGCGAGCCCTACGACATCCACGACAGCCATTCCCGCCTGGGCGTGGTCATCACCCTGGTGGGCGCGGCCGTGGCCATCCTGTTCGTGAACGATCCGCTGACGGGCCTCATCTGGTCCCAGATCGCCCTGTCCATCCAACTGCCCGTCACCATCCTGCTGCAGATCGGCCTGACCTCGCGCCGCTCGGTCATGGGGCCCTACGTCAACCGGCCCTTCACCACGGTCGTGCTGGCCGTGGTGGCGGCGGTGGTCATCGGGCTCAACGTCATGCTGCTCGTCGATACCCTGGGCTAG